ACCAGACTATTGTATTGCCTGAACGGTAAATTTCCCTGTTGCCGGTGGTTCGCTGATTGATGGCAAGGGCTTCTTTATTTGTCAAAAGGCTAAGTTCTTCGGGTGTCATATCGGGCAGGTTGCCTCCGATCATGAGCGGGGAACGGAACATGCACCAGAGGGTCATCATGGTTTTCAGTTCTTCATAGGTGAACTGGGAGCGGCGTGGTTTAAGTTCCGGGATATCTGTGCGGATGCTCAACTGTCCTACGGGGAGCATGTCGGCATCAGGCCAGTGTCCCGGACCGCTGAAAGGCGCCCACATGCGGCAGAGGTCGAACTGATGGCGCAGTTTGGGCCACTGATCCCAGAAATCACCTGATATTCTCCACATCTGGGCATGAGTTGAAACATGCCGCGGGTTTCCGATAAAAGTTGGCCCCGGCGAAAGGCTCAGGATAATGTATCTTCCGGTGCGCCGTATGGCGCGCTGAAGGGCTTCAATCTCATCCGCATGATAGGGACTTGACATATCATCCGCCTTGATAAAATCGACCCCCCAATCGGCGTATAATTCCAGCAGTGAATTGTAGTATTCCTGGGCTCCCGGCCTGGTCATGTCAACTCCGCACAAACCCTGATACCAGGAACAGGTGTCTTCCCGATTGGCAATTTCTGAAGCCTTTATGTTTGTTCCTTTTACCGGGGTATTTTTTTCAATGGCCTGGTAAGGAATACCCCGCATAATATGGATACCGAATTTAAGTCCTTTTGCATGCACATAATCGGCAAGTGGTTTGAATCCCTTGCCATTGACAGATGAAGGATGCAGGGTAGGCGAAGGGATGAGTCTGCCATATTCGTCAATATGCTGGGGAGGGTTTTCAAAACGGATGTTTTCTGAAGTAAGGCCTTCTGCATACCAGAGGTAATCCACAACGACGTATTCCCATCCGTATTCTTTCAGGTGAGCCGCCATATAATCGGCGTTGGCCTTTACATCATTTTCGGTCACCAGATGACCGTAGCAGTCGTAACTGTTCCAGCCCATAGGGGGAGTGATGGCCAGTGGAACGTTCTTATTGTTATCCGAACGGCAGGCAGTTAAACTATAAAAAAGTATTAAAGCAATAAGAACCAACTGGGGTCTGCTCATGATGGGAACAAGGTTAAAACAACAAAACTATTTATTAATAGGAATCCAGTTTATACCATTGAACAAATATAGAGTTTTATCGGTACTGTTATAATATATTTCTCCTTCCTGGGGATTATCCGGAGGTGATGTGCGTGGAACCAATTGAAGCACATCCCGTATGGTTGTCTTCCCGTTAAGTTTAATAATCTTGTTATCGAATTCCCCATAAACCAGAGAGTTATCCTGATCGGCCGAAGTGTTATGGATGTATAGCTTATTATTGCCTGTTTCATTGGATCCCGCATTATATCCTATAAATACATTCCCCGAGCCT
Above is a window of Bacteroidales bacterium DNA encoding:
- a CDS encoding glycoside hydrolase family 27 protein — protein: MSRPQLVLIALILFYSLTACRSDNNKNVPLAITPPMGWNSYDCYGHLVTENDVKANADYMAAHLKEYGWEYVVVDYLWYAEGLTSENIRFENPPQHIDEYGRLIPSPTLHPSSVNGKGFKPLADYVHAKGLKFGIHIMRGIPYQAIEKNTPVKGTNIKASEIANREDTCSWYQGLCGVDMTRPGAQEYYNSLLELYADWGVDFIKADDMSSPYHADEIEALQRAIRRTGRYIILSLSPGPTFIGNPRHVSTHAQMWRISGDFWDQWPKLRHQFDLCRMWAPFSGPGHWPDADMLPVGQLSIRTDIPELKPRRSQFTYEELKTMMTLWCMFRSPLMIGGNLPDMTPEELSLLTNKEALAINQRTTGNREIYRSGNTIVW